From the genome of Haloarcula limicola, one region includes:
- the rnhB gene encoding ribonuclease HII has product MRFGVDEAGKGPVLGSMFAAAVRAEPGSLPADVGDSKGIAPERREQLATEIRDAADAVAVAEVPVARIDDPETDMNTLTVAAHAEALSGVASDGLAGTVDAGDTDAERFGRRVADRVAADVTVTAEHGADETDPLVGAGSIVAKVARDAHVAALGETYGDVGSGYPSDPMTREFLANYVTRHGDLPDCARSSWSTCEDVLAAAEQATLGEF; this is encoded by the coding sequence ATGCGATTCGGCGTCGACGAAGCCGGCAAGGGACCCGTTCTCGGGTCGATGTTCGCCGCGGCCGTCCGGGCCGAGCCGGGGAGCCTCCCGGCGGATGTCGGGGACTCGAAGGGCATCGCTCCCGAGCGGCGCGAGCAGTTGGCGACGGAGATTCGGGACGCCGCCGACGCCGTCGCCGTCGCGGAGGTCCCGGTCGCCCGCATCGACGACCCGGAGACGGACATGAACACGCTGACGGTCGCGGCCCACGCGGAAGCGCTCTCGGGCGTGGCGAGCGACGGCCTCGCGGGTACCGTCGACGCGGGCGACACCGACGCCGAGCGGTTCGGCCGTCGCGTGGCCGACCGCGTGGCCGCCGACGTGACCGTCACCGCCGAACACGGGGCCGACGAGACGGACCCGCTGGTGGGGGCGGGTTCTATCGTGGCGAAGGTGGCCCGCGACGCCCACGTCGCGGCGCTCGGCGAGACGTACGGCGACGTCGGATCGGGCTACCCGAGCGACCCGATGACGAGGGAGTTTCTGGCGAACTACGTAACTCGCCACGGCGACCTGCCCGACTGCGCGCGATCGTCGTGGTCTACCTGTGAGGACGTGCTCGCGGCCGCCGAACAGGCGACGCTTGGCGAGTTCTGA